From Saccharothrix espanaensis DSM 44229, the proteins below share one genomic window:
- a CDS encoding sensor histidine kinase — MRPVPWLSPLLYGVVLVAGCYAGLTGLGAVRPEFVAGLVVLALVDVLERRRYPARTPFTAAAALLAARAALVVVVVAADGSGMSRVLLLLVPFGAYFVFGRLVAVGLGLGCLVLLVVAFEVTSPGWSRQVEQVSDLLMFTVGLVLTVAMAAVAVEEQRGRARLAELSAAAERNRVARDIHDGLGHHLTAVSVLLEKASAFRDRDPAVADRALADARESARRALADVRSSVRTLREPFRLAPALGELTRGLKVALDCRGDETGHEPAVLFAVYRAAQEGITNALRHARASSVAVTVHCGLADVRLEVVDDGRGFEVGQEGFGLSGMRERVAQLGGVVDVRGGAGGGTRLVVTIPRPA; from the coding sequence GTGCGCCCGGTTCCGTGGTTGTCCCCGTTGCTGTACGGGGTCGTGCTGGTCGCCGGCTGCTACGCGGGGCTGACCGGGCTCGGCGCGGTGCGGCCGGAGTTCGTGGCCGGCCTGGTGGTGCTGGCCCTGGTGGACGTGCTGGAGCGCCGCCGCTACCCGGCGCGCACCCCGTTCACGGCCGCCGCGGCGCTGCTCGCCGCACGGGCGGCGCTGGTGGTCGTGGTGGTCGCCGCGGACGGGTCCGGGATGTCGCGGGTGCTGCTGTTGCTGGTGCCGTTCGGCGCGTACTTCGTGTTCGGCCGGCTGGTCGCGGTCGGGCTCGGGCTGGGCTGCCTGGTGCTGCTCGTGGTGGCCTTCGAGGTGACCTCGCCGGGGTGGTCGCGGCAGGTCGAGCAGGTGTCCGACCTGCTGATGTTCACCGTCGGGCTGGTGCTCACGGTGGCCATGGCGGCGGTCGCGGTCGAGGAGCAGCGCGGCCGGGCGCGGCTGGCCGAGCTCTCGGCGGCGGCCGAGCGCAACCGGGTGGCGCGCGACATCCACGACGGGTTGGGGCACCACCTGACGGCGGTGAGCGTGCTGCTGGAGAAGGCGTCCGCGTTCCGCGACCGGGACCCGGCCGTGGCCGACCGGGCACTGGCGGACGCGCGCGAGTCGGCCCGCCGGGCGCTGGCGGACGTCCGCAGTTCGGTGCGCACGCTGCGCGAACCGTTCCGGCTGGCGCCGGCGCTGGGGGAGCTGACCCGGGGGCTGAAGGTGGCGCTCGACTGCCGCGGCGACGAGACCGGCCACGAGCCCGCCGTCCTGTTCGCCGTCTACCGGGCGGCCCAGGAGGGGATCACCAACGCGCTGCGGCACGCGCGGGCGTCCAGCGTCGCTGTGACTGTCCATTGCGGACTGGCGGATGTGCGGCTGGAGGTGGTCGACGACGGTCGCGGGTTCGAGGTGGGGCAAGAGGGCTTCGGGCTGTCCGGGATGCGCGAGCGGGTCGCGCAGCTCGGCGGCGTGGTCGACGTGCGCGGCGGTGCCGGCGGCGGAACCCGGCTGGTCGTCACGATCCCGAGGCCGGCATGA
- a CDS encoding response regulator: MNDVRVLVVDDQQLIRESIASLLGIQPGIRVVGTAGDGRAAVDRAVELLPDVVLMDVRMPVMNGIDALAVLRGRAPTCRVVMLTTFDDEEYVVHALRGGASGYLLKDRPARELAAAVLLAHDGIAQFDPAAAARLAAALSRSTPTPTIDHALTEREVEVLRLVAGGSTNREIARRLYVSEGTVKNHISRILTRLALRDRTQAALYARDHGLL, translated from the coding sequence ATGAACGACGTGCGCGTGCTGGTGGTGGACGACCAGCAGCTGATCCGGGAGAGCATCGCCTCGCTGCTGGGCATCCAGCCGGGGATCAGGGTCGTCGGCACGGCCGGCGACGGGCGCGCGGCGGTGGACCGCGCGGTCGAGCTGCTGCCCGACGTGGTGCTGATGGACGTGCGGATGCCGGTGATGAACGGGATCGACGCGCTGGCCGTGCTGCGCGGGCGGGCACCGACGTGCCGGGTCGTCATGCTGACCACGTTCGACGACGAGGAGTACGTCGTGCACGCGCTGCGCGGCGGGGCGAGCGGCTACCTGCTCAAGGACCGCCCGGCCCGGGAACTGGCCGCCGCCGTCCTGCTGGCGCACGACGGCATCGCCCAGTTCGACCCGGCGGCGGCGGCCCGGCTCGCGGCGGCGTTGAGCCGCAGCACACCGACGCCGACCATCGACCACGCGCTCACCGAACGCGAGGTGGAGGTGCTCAGGCTCGTCGCGGGCGGCAGCACCAACCGCGAGATCGCCCGACGCCTGTACGTCAGCGAGGGCACGGTGAAGAACCACATCTCCCGCATCCTCACCCGTTTGGCCCTGCGAGACCGAACGCAGGCGGCCCTCTACGCCCGAGACCACGGCCTCCTCTAG
- a CDS encoding alkaline phosphatase D family protein, whose translation MSPLTRRTLIAGGIATAGVSVLAPTTANAVAYPFTLGVASGEPSPDGFVIWTRLAPTPLAADGLGGMSSANVTVEWQVATDQRFTQIAQSGTATAVQAWAHSVHVEVAGLQPGREYYYRFRALGFLSGAGRAVTAPAPGTSPALTMLFTSCSHYEAGYFTAYRRMAEENPHLILHLGDYIYEGAASTTNVRKHAPTAEISSLANYRVRHAQYKTDVDLQAAHAAAPWLVVWDDHEVENNYANLVRNDSSPTGDFKARRAAAYKAYYEHMPLRPAQVPTAENMQLHRRIRWGSLATFHLLDTRQYRDDQACGDGTKVCPEADVPTRTLIGNAQETWLLNGMREKLGTWDFLGQQVFFAQKLASADGARSMDAWDGYTANRDRLQRGWDAAGLKNTVVLTGDVHRSWASNLMFNYTTQDRVVGTELVTTSITSGGDGNAADNGLSALNPHVKFYKNLRGYVRTVTTPSQVAVDFRCVDKVTVRDYPVKTVQSYVVQAGNPGLQAP comes from the coding sequence ATGTCCCCATTGACTCGGCGAACCCTGATCGCCGGCGGCATCGCCACCGCCGGCGTCTCGGTCCTCGCACCCACCACGGCCAACGCGGTCGCCTACCCCTTCACGCTCGGCGTTGCCTCCGGTGAGCCCTCGCCGGACGGGTTCGTGATCTGGACCCGGCTCGCACCCACCCCGCTCGCAGCGGACGGCCTGGGCGGCATGTCGAGCGCGAACGTCACCGTCGAGTGGCAGGTGGCGACCGACCAGCGGTTCACCCAGATCGCGCAATCCGGCACGGCCACCGCCGTGCAGGCGTGGGCGCACAGTGTGCACGTCGAGGTCGCTGGCCTCCAGCCAGGACGCGAGTACTACTACCGTTTCCGCGCGCTCGGCTTCCTCTCCGGTGCCGGTCGAGCGGTCACCGCGCCCGCACCCGGCACGTCTCCGGCGCTGACCATGCTGTTCACCTCGTGCTCGCACTACGAGGCGGGCTACTTCACCGCGTACCGGCGGATGGCGGAGGAGAACCCGCACCTGATCCTGCACCTGGGCGACTACATCTACGAGGGCGCGGCGTCCACCACCAACGTCCGCAAGCACGCGCCGACGGCGGAGATCTCCAGCCTCGCCAACTACCGCGTGCGGCACGCGCAGTACAAGACCGATGTGGATCTGCAGGCCGCGCACGCCGCCGCGCCGTGGCTGGTCGTGTGGGACGACCACGAGGTCGAGAACAACTACGCCAACCTCGTGCGCAACGACAGCTCCCCCACCGGCGACTTCAAGGCCCGGCGCGCGGCAGCGTACAAGGCGTACTACGAGCACATGCCGTTGCGACCCGCGCAGGTCCCGACGGCGGAGAACATGCAACTGCACCGCCGGATCCGGTGGGGTTCGCTGGCCACGTTCCACCTGCTCGACACCCGGCAGTACCGCGACGACCAGGCGTGCGGCGACGGCACGAAGGTGTGCCCGGAGGCGGACGTCCCGACCCGCACGCTGATCGGCAACGCCCAGGAGACGTGGCTGCTCAACGGGATGCGGGAGAAGCTCGGCACGTGGGACTTCCTCGGGCAGCAGGTGTTCTTCGCGCAGAAGCTCGCTTCGGCGGACGGCGCGCGGTCGATGGACGCCTGGGACGGCTACACCGCCAACCGCGACCGGCTCCAGCGCGGCTGGGACGCGGCGGGCCTGAAGAACACCGTCGTGCTGACCGGCGACGTGCACCGGTCGTGGGCGAGCAACCTGATGTTCAACTACACCACCCAGGACCGGGTCGTCGGCACCGAACTGGTGACCACGTCCATCACGTCCGGCGGTGACGGCAACGCGGCCGACAACGGCCTGTCCGCGCTCAACCCGCACGTCAAGTTCTACAAGAACCTGCGCGGATACGTCAGGACCGTCACCACGCCGAGCCAGGTCGCGGTGGACTTCCGTTGCGTGGACAAGGTGACCGTGCGGGACTACCCGGTCAAGACGGTGCAGAGCTATGTCGTCCAGGCAGGCAACCCCGGATTGCAGGCGCCATGA
- a CDS encoding NACHT domain-containing protein: MRRLPLVVAGTWLTVLVGLLTNLVTGDSPPWWLWVVWVAVALALTAVELRRQRGTWSLLGGAPEATPRDRARALSRSGEHVAAALREEFASVQPLTLSLRSGDEVSDSLVAAYDVDESLLVLGAAGAGKSTELLRLARVLVRRAERAHRVPQPVPAVLSLAGWGRRRRVSLRRKGPDEPPALLDWLLAQARTRYGLLPDVARAWLRQRQLVLLLDGLDEVRADLRRACVKAIDELAADPAAPPLVVTCRTGEGALPALARTVTVEPLTSDQVERAIGPGFHDLVDTPLWLRVARTAHPTGSGRGLLDAYVAELLGRRGGSAAEQDRLLRGIGLLVRVAERTDDPRTAPTRPGAKATSLPNEVALAVRRWVTPTLVAGILAAGAALPLALSRGLSTGLLSTLLVAGFAWVLGWHRAGAWPTRHAVDPVRSTTRRITGALGGLALGVVIGLAVAVLAAAAAVVPELVLPALAFYTGTVFIVSAALSHRVSLPKLIITTYVVVVVIAAAVGFLLSLAPEGFDVAFVAGGLCAICCRAVVDASAGGVRPGAGRVHRIGRWAPMVASAAGAVAVGLATVVGAPASGPVVAPLVGLLIGLLAGYPLASLTSVLLRGWWWSSVTAWAGMLPWRTRRFLRTAAACGLVTADGRAFRFPHLVLRDHLRAVDLVDGRVRGGPSAESRDQVLERVVRRLGARPADCPRLLDLSRRFRVSASPSQELDSSGTRLVVCGPAAETSSVLLEVAHVLAAKAVADDAEPVPVLLDLATWPGPPIPGVVRPFTAWLLGRLREDYGIDPATGFDWLVDHRLVPVVDGVPPDRLWYFAMVEEFRHAHGYLPMVVAGGAYDGERPEQMISVVPV; this comes from the coding sequence AACCTGGTCACCGGCGATTCGCCACCGTGGTGGCTGTGGGTGGTCTGGGTGGCCGTCGCGCTCGCGCTGACCGCCGTCGAACTGCGCCGCCAGCGCGGGACGTGGTCGTTGCTGGGCGGCGCGCCCGAGGCGACACCGCGCGACCGGGCACGGGCGTTGAGCCGGTCGGGCGAGCACGTGGCGGCGGCGCTGCGGGAGGAGTTCGCCTCCGTCCAGCCGCTGACGCTGTCCCTGCGTTCGGGTGATGAGGTTTCGGACTCGTTGGTGGCCGCGTACGACGTGGACGAGTCGCTGCTGGTGCTCGGCGCGGCCGGGGCCGGCAAGAGCACCGAGTTGCTGCGGCTGGCGCGCGTCCTGGTCCGGCGCGCCGAACGCGCCCACCGCGTGCCCCAGCCCGTGCCGGCGGTGCTGTCGCTGGCCGGCTGGGGCCGTCGCCGCCGGGTTTCGCTGCGCCGCAAGGGACCGGACGAGCCGCCGGCGCTGCTGGACTGGCTGCTGGCCCAGGCCCGGACGCGGTACGGCCTGCTGCCGGACGTGGCACGGGCGTGGTTGCGACAGCGACAGTTGGTGCTGTTGCTGGACGGGCTGGACGAGGTGCGCGCCGACCTGCGCAGGGCGTGCGTGAAGGCGATCGACGAACTGGCCGCCGACCCCGCCGCGCCACCACTGGTCGTCACCTGCCGCACGGGTGAGGGCGCGCTACCGGCGCTCGCGCGGACGGTGACCGTCGAACCGTTGACATCCGACCAGGTAGAACGGGCCATCGGTCCGGGCTTTCACGACCTGGTCGACACCCCGCTCTGGCTGCGCGTGGCACGCACCGCGCACCCAACCGGGTCGGGCCGCGGTCTGCTGGACGCCTACGTCGCCGAACTGCTCGGCCGACGTGGCGGGAGCGCGGCCGAGCAGGACCGGCTGCTGCGCGGGATCGGTCTGCTGGTCCGGGTCGCGGAACGGACCGACGACCCGCGCACGGCCCCGACCAGACCCGGCGCGAAGGCCACTTCACTGCCGAACGAGGTGGCGCTCGCCGTGCGGCGGTGGGTGACCCCCACCCTCGTCGCCGGAATCCTGGCAGCCGGGGCCGCGCTGCCGCTTGCGCTGTCCCGCGGGCTGTCGACCGGGCTGCTGTCGACCCTGCTCGTCGCCGGGTTCGCGTGGGTGCTCGGGTGGCATCGGGCCGGCGCGTGGCCCACGCGCCACGCGGTCGACCCCGTGCGGAGCACGACCCGCCGGATCACCGGAGCGCTGGGCGGACTGGCGCTGGGCGTGGTGATCGGGTTGGCGGTCGCGGTGTTGGCGGCCGCCGCCGCGGTGGTGCCGGAGTTGGTCCTGCCCGCCCTGGCGTTCTACACCGGGACCGTGTTCATCGTGTCGGCCGCGCTCAGTCACCGCGTATCCTTGCCGAAGCTGATCATCACGACATACGTGGTCGTGGTCGTGATCGCGGCCGCAGTGGGCTTCCTGCTCTCGCTCGCGCCTGAGGGGTTCGACGTGGCGTTCGTCGCCGGTGGGCTGTGCGCGATCTGCTGTCGCGCCGTGGTGGACGCCTCTGCGGGCGGTGTCCGGCCGGGAGCCGGGCGGGTTCACCGGATCGGACGATGGGCACCGATGGTGGCCTCGGCGGCGGGAGCGGTGGCGGTCGGCCTCGCGACCGTGGTCGGTGCGCCGGCGTCGGGCCCGGTTGTGGCGCCCTTGGTCGGTCTGCTGATCGGCCTCCTCGCCGGCTACCCGCTCGCGAGCTTGACCAGCGTGCTGTTGCGCGGGTGGTGGTGGAGTTCGGTGACGGCGTGGGCGGGGATGTTGCCGTGGCGCACCCGGCGCTTCCTCCGCACAGCCGCCGCGTGCGGTCTGGTCACCGCTGACGGCCGAGCGTTCCGGTTTCCGCACCTGGTGCTGCGCGACCACTTGAGGGCGGTGGACCTGGTGGACGGCCGGGTGCGGGGCGGGCCGAGCGCTGAGTCGCGCGATCAGGTGCTGGAACGGGTGGTGCGGCGGCTCGGCGCGCGCCCGGCCGACTGCCCGAGACTGCTGGATCTTTCCCGGCGCTTCCGGGTGTCCGCGAGTCCGTCGCAGGAGCTGGACAGCAGCGGGACCAGGCTGGTGGTGTGCGGGCCGGCCGCCGAGACGTCGTCGGTGCTGCTGGAAGTGGCCCACGTGCTGGCAGCCAAGGCTGTTGCGGACGACGCGGAACCGGTGCCGGTGCTCCTGGATCTCGCCACCTGGCCGGGGCCACCCATCCCCGGGGTGGTCCGGCCGTTCACGGCATGGCTGCTGGGGCGGCTGCGGGAGGACTACGGGATCGACCCGGCCACCGGGTTCGACTGGCTGGTCGACCACCGGCTGGTTCCAGTGGTCGACGGCGTGCCGCCGGACCGCCTGTGGTACTTCGCGATGGTCGAGGAGTTCCGGCACGCCCACGGGTACCTGCCGATGGTCGTGGCGGGTGGGGCGTACGACGGCGAGAGGCCGGAGCAGATGATTTCGGTCGTGCCGGTGTGA
- a CDS encoding type 1 periplasmic-binding domain-containing protein translates to MLIERTSGTREVERDALAALATHLVDGAIVRPEPLRERDLAALPAVLLGEHHVGLPFDHVGIDNTAARAAVGHLVGLGRRRIAAIGAHSRRSTSTHPLQRRVRAADRVAARGARDRRATL, encoded by the coding sequence GTGCTGATCGAGCGGACCTCCGGCACCCGCGAGGTCGAGCGGGACGCGCTCGCCGCGCTGGCCACGCACCTGGTCGACGGTGCGATCGTGCGCCCGGAGCCGTTGCGGGAAAGGGACCTCGCCGCACTGCCGGCGGTGCTGCTCGGCGAGCACCACGTGGGCCTGCCCTTCGACCACGTCGGCATCGACAACACCGCCGCCCGTGCCGCCGTCGGGCACCTGGTCGGCCTGGGCCGGCGGCGGATCGCCGCGATCGGTGCGCACTCGCGACGCAGCACGTCCACGCATCCACTACAACGACGGGTTCGTGCTGCCGATCGCGTTGCCGCACGCGGCGCGCGTGACCGCCGCGCGACGCTATGA